A region from the Pseudonocardia petroleophila genome encodes:
- the uraH gene encoding hydroxyisourate hydrolase, which translates to MSLSTHVLDAVSGRPAAGMAVRLTRGSAVLADAVTDADGRARLPDPAAGTHALVFDTGGYFAATGQHGFYPEVTVAFTVTEPGRHHHVPLLLSPFAYSTYRGS; encoded by the coding sequence GTGAGCCTGTCGACCCACGTCCTCGACGCCGTCTCGGGCCGGCCCGCGGCCGGGATGGCCGTGCGGCTGACCCGGGGGAGCGCGGTGCTGGCCGACGCGGTGACCGACGCCGACGGCCGCGCCCGCCTCCCCGACCCCGCCGCGGGCACCCACGCCCTCGTCTTCGACACCGGTGGATACTTCGCCGCCACCGGGCAGCACGGGTTCTACCCCGAGGTGACCGTGGCGTTCACCGTCACCGAACCCGGCCGGCACCACCACGTGCCGCTGCTGCTGTCCCCGTTCGCCTACTCCACCTACCGCGGGAGCTGA
- the uraD gene encoding 2-oxo-4-hydroxy-4-carboxy-5-ureidoimidazoline decarboxylase, with product MRGTKPPSRPARRVHPVDEVLPAGKLAVYGFQHVLAFYAGAVIVPILLAGAIGLDERQLIHLINADLFTCGIASIVQSVGFWKVGVRLPLLQGVTFTAVSPMIAIGLAAGGGTDGLLVIYGAVIVAGLATFLIAPFFSRLIRFFPPVVTGSVILIIGLALLPVAALDAVGGGSDPQPGNLRNLAYALGTLLVIVAIQRIFRGFMATVAVLVGLVLGTLVAWGLGDATFDAVGDSSWIGVTTPFYFGWPQFSAAAIVSMIVVMLITAVETTGDVFATGEIVDKRVGKDDVARALRADGLATTIGGVFNSFPYTCFAENVGLVRLTRVKSRYVVAAAGVIMILIGLVPKAGAVVAGIPHPVLGGAALAMFATVAVVGIQTLSRVDFHDHRNVVIVGSSVGLAMFVTAQPDVATAVPPWAQIVFGSGITLGSIAAIVLNVVFHHIGGRGPAVAGTPGASVRLADVNRMGRAEFVAVFGRLFQGSGDVVASAYDRRPFADTGALRTAFQEALFSAPREEQRELMAHYPDLGGDRVADGEEGEDSARDQSTAGLTRLTEADREEFAALAAAYRERFGIPLIVCVRDASTREHILRDGWRRLENSPAQEHAAALIEIAKVAGHRFADLVADANPIASARARAFRGDR from the coding sequence GTGCGCGGAACGAAACCCCCCTCCCGGCCCGCCCGCCGGGTCCACCCGGTCGACGAGGTGCTGCCCGCGGGCAAGCTCGCCGTCTACGGCTTCCAGCACGTGCTCGCGTTCTACGCCGGCGCGGTGATCGTCCCCATCCTGCTGGCCGGGGCGATCGGGCTGGACGAGCGCCAGCTGATCCACCTGATCAACGCCGACCTGTTCACCTGCGGCATCGCCTCGATCGTCCAGAGCGTCGGGTTCTGGAAGGTCGGGGTGCGGCTGCCGCTGCTGCAGGGCGTGACGTTCACGGCGGTCTCCCCGATGATCGCCATCGGCCTGGCGGCAGGCGGGGGCACCGACGGGCTGCTCGTCATCTACGGGGCGGTGATCGTCGCCGGGCTCGCGACGTTCCTCATCGCCCCGTTCTTCTCCAGGCTGATCCGGTTCTTCCCGCCCGTCGTCACCGGGTCGGTCATCCTCATCATCGGCCTGGCGCTGCTCCCGGTGGCCGCGCTCGACGCCGTCGGCGGCGGCTCGGACCCGCAGCCGGGGAACCTGCGCAACCTCGCGTACGCCCTGGGCACGCTGCTCGTCATCGTCGCCATCCAGCGGATCTTCCGCGGGTTCATGGCGACGGTCGCGGTGCTCGTCGGCCTGGTGCTGGGCACCCTCGTGGCGTGGGGCCTGGGCGACGCCACCTTCGACGCCGTGGGCGACTCGTCCTGGATCGGGGTGACCACCCCGTTCTACTTCGGGTGGCCCCAGTTCAGCGCCGCCGCGATCGTGTCGATGATCGTCGTCATGCTGATCACGGCCGTCGAGACCACCGGTGACGTCTTCGCGACCGGCGAGATCGTCGACAAGCGCGTCGGCAAGGACGACGTGGCCCGCGCGCTGCGCGCCGACGGTCTCGCGACCACCATCGGCGGCGTGTTCAACTCCTTCCCGTACACGTGCTTCGCCGAGAACGTCGGGCTCGTCCGGCTGACGCGGGTGAAGAGCCGCTACGTCGTCGCCGCGGCCGGCGTGATCATGATCCTGATCGGGCTGGTGCCCAAGGCGGGCGCGGTCGTCGCGGGCATCCCGCACCCCGTACTGGGCGGCGCCGCGCTGGCGATGTTCGCGACGGTCGCGGTGGTCGGCATCCAGACCCTGTCGCGGGTCGACTTCCACGACCACCGCAACGTCGTCATCGTCGGGTCGAGCGTGGGGCTGGCGATGTTCGTGACCGCGCAGCCCGACGTCGCGACCGCCGTGCCGCCGTGGGCGCAGATCGTCTTCGGTTCCGGCATCACGCTGGGCAGCATCGCCGCGATCGTGCTCAACGTCGTGTTCCACCACATCGGCGGCCGGGGCCCGGCCGTGGCGGGCACCCCCGGGGCGAGCGTGCGGCTCGCCGACGTCAACCGGATGGGGCGGGCGGAGTTCGTCGCCGTGTTCGGCCGGCTGTTCCAGGGGTCGGGCGACGTCGTCGCGAGCGCCTACGACCGCAGGCCCTTCGCCGACACCGGCGCGCTGCGCACCGCGTTCCAGGAGGCGCTGTTCTCCGCCCCGCGCGAGGAGCAGCGGGAGTTGATGGCGCACTACCCCGACCTCGGCGGCGACCGCGTCGCCGACGGCGAGGAGGGCGAGGACTCCGCGCGCGACCAGTCGACGGCGGGCCTGACCCGGCTCACCGAGGCCGACCGCGAGGAGTTCGCCGCGCTCGCCGCGGCCTACCGGGAGCGCTTCGGGATCCCGCTGATCGTCTGCGTCCGCGACGCCTCCACCCGCGAGCACATCCTGCGCGACGGCTGGCGGCGGCTGGAGAACTCGCCGGCCCAGGAGCACGCGGCGGCGCTGATCGAGATCGCGAAGGTGGCGGGCCACCGGTTCGCCGACCTCGTCGCCGACGCGAACCCGATCGCCAGCGCGCGGGCCCGCGCGTTCCGGGGGGACCGGTGA
- the uraD gene encoding 2-oxo-4-hydroxy-4-carboxy-5-ureidoimidazoline decarboxylase, whose product MNPSEAELLEVCAAPGWAARVAAGGPYAALDDLLRAADAALTDADLDPAMAGHPRIGDRAAGGRSRHEQSAVSAAAADVLDALAAGNRAYEERFGHVYLVCASGRSAEDLLAALHARLGNDAATERAVALAELAAINRIRLTRLVTGEAA is encoded by the coding sequence GTGAACCCGTCCGAGGCCGAGCTGCTGGAGGTCTGCGCCGCGCCCGGCTGGGCGGCCCGGGTCGCCGCGGGCGGGCCCTACGCCGCGCTCGACGACCTGCTCCGCGCCGCCGACGCCGCCCTGACCGACGCCGACCTCGACCCCGCCATGGCCGGGCACCCCCGCATCGGCGACCGCGCGGCGGGCGGCCGGTCGCGGCACGAGCAGAGCGCGGTGTCCGCGGCCGCCGCCGACGTGCTCGACGCGCTGGCGGCGGGCAACCGCGCCTACGAGGAGCGGTTCGGGCACGTCTACCTGGTGTGCGCATCGGGCCGCAGCGCCGAGGACCTGCTGGCCGCCCTGCACGCCCGGCTGGGGAACGACGCCGCCACCGAGCGGGCCGTCGCGCTCGCCGAGCTGGCCGCGATCAACCGGATCCGGCTGACCCGGCTCGTCACGGGGGAGGCGGCGTGA
- the pucL gene encoding factor-independent urate hydroxylase, with protein sequence MSDHSGSIVLGANQYGKAENRLVRIHRETDRHELRDVTVSTALRGDFTAAHLAGDQSDVLPTDTQKNTCYAFAKSHGLGEIEDYALALARHFVDDVAPVRGARIAVEEYGWERVPVDGAGHDHTWVRRGSEVRTTVVTVDGDGAEVVSGLRDLVLLKSTGSEFAGFLVDEYTTLAPTHDRIMSTSLVATWTYTGTDVDWDGTWADVRRILLERFATVHSLALQQTLWEMGRGVLEAHPSIASISLSAPNRHHFVVDLAPFGLENRNEVFYAADRPYGLIEATVTRG encoded by the coding sequence GTGTCCGACCACTCCGGGTCCATCGTCCTGGGAGCCAACCAGTACGGGAAGGCGGAGAACCGGCTCGTCCGGATCCACCGCGAGACCGACCGCCACGAGCTGCGCGACGTCACCGTGTCCACCGCGCTGCGCGGGGACTTCACCGCCGCCCACCTCGCCGGCGACCAGTCCGACGTGCTGCCGACCGACACGCAGAAGAACACCTGCTACGCGTTCGCGAAGTCGCACGGGCTGGGGGAGATCGAGGACTACGCCCTCGCGCTGGCCCGGCACTTCGTCGACGACGTGGCCCCGGTGCGGGGCGCGCGGATCGCGGTCGAGGAGTACGGGTGGGAGCGGGTGCCGGTCGACGGGGCCGGCCACGACCACACCTGGGTCCGGCGGGGGTCGGAGGTCCGGACCACCGTCGTGACGGTCGACGGCGACGGGGCCGAGGTGGTGTCGGGGCTGCGCGACCTGGTGCTGCTCAAGTCGACCGGCTCGGAGTTCGCCGGGTTCCTCGTCGACGAGTACACGACGCTGGCACCCACGCACGACCGGATCATGTCGACGTCGCTGGTGGCGACGTGGACCTACACCGGCACCGACGTCGACTGGGACGGGACCTGGGCGGACGTCCGGCGGATCCTGCTGGAGCGCTTCGCTACGGTGCACTCGCTGGCGCTGCAGCAGACGCTGTGGGAGATGGGCCGGGGGGTGCTGGAGGCGCACCCGTCGATCGCGTCGATCAGCCTGTCCGCGCCCAACCGGCACCACTTCGTCGTCGACCTCGCCCCGTTCGGCCTGGAGAACCGCAACGAGGTGTTCTACGCGGCCGACCGCCCCTACGGCCTGATCGAGGCGACGGTGACGCGGGGGTGA
- a CDS encoding response regulator: MPISVFLLDDHEIVRRGIAQLLETEDDIAVVGEAGTAAQALARIPALRPDVAILDVRLPDGEGVSVCREVRSAVVPPPACLMLTSYSDDEALFGAIMAGAAGYLLKQVAGIDLVGAVRTVAAGGSLLDPRATATVLERLRAGDAPTDPRYESLSPQERRILQLISEGLTNRQIGAEMYLAEKTVKNYVSSLLHKLGFARRTEAAVYAADLRRTQR, encoded by the coding sequence GTGCCCATCTCCGTGTTCCTGCTCGACGACCACGAGATCGTCCGACGCGGCATCGCGCAGCTGCTGGAGACCGAGGACGACATCGCCGTCGTCGGCGAGGCCGGTACCGCCGCGCAGGCGCTGGCCCGCATCCCGGCGCTGCGCCCGGACGTCGCCATCCTCGACGTGCGGCTCCCCGACGGGGAGGGCGTCTCCGTCTGCCGGGAGGTGCGCTCCGCCGTCGTCCCGCCACCCGCCTGCCTGATGCTCACCTCCTACTCCGACGACGAGGCGCTGTTCGGCGCGATCATGGCCGGTGCGGCCGGCTACCTGCTCAAGCAGGTCGCCGGCATCGACCTGGTCGGGGCGGTGCGCACGGTCGCGGCGGGCGGGTCGCTGCTGGACCCGCGGGCCACCGCCACCGTCCTGGAGCGGCTGCGCGCCGGGGACGCCCCGACCGACCCGCGCTACGAGTCGCTCAGCCCGCAGGAGCGCCGGATCCTGCAGCTCATCTCCGAGGGCCTCACCAACCGCCAGATCGGCGCGGAGATGTACCTGGCGGAGAAGACCGTCAAGAACTACGTGTCCTCGCTGCTGCACAAGCTCGGCTTCGCCCGGCGCACCGAGGCGGCCGTGTACGCGGCCGACCTGCGCCGCACGCAGCGCTGA
- a CDS encoding DUF808 domain-containing protein: MSGLFALLDDVAALVRLTAASLDDIAGAAGRAGVKAAGVVVDDAAVTPRYVQGLEPKRELSIIGRIAKGSLRNKLLFILPAALLLSQFAPWLLTPILMLGGAYLCYEGAEKIWELLSGHHPSPEETQESKETDPAAHEKTVVSGAVRTDFILSAEIMVIALNEVASEGIWSRAAILLVVAVAITILVYGVVALIVKMDDVGLVLAKRDSAPVAGLGRGLVRAMPIVLSVLSTVGIAAMLWVGGHILLVGIDELGFHPLYDAVHHVEVLVHDATGALGGFLGWLTNTVFSAILGAVVGAVIVAVLHLLPKRTAGAAHA; this comes from the coding sequence ATGAGCGGGCTCTTCGCTCTCCTCGACGACGTCGCCGCCCTCGTGCGGCTCACCGCGGCGTCGCTCGACGACATCGCGGGTGCGGCCGGCCGCGCGGGCGTCAAGGCGGCCGGGGTCGTCGTCGACGACGCGGCGGTGACCCCGCGGTACGTGCAGGGGCTGGAGCCCAAGCGCGAGCTGTCGATCATCGGGCGGATCGCGAAGGGCTCGCTGCGCAACAAGCTGCTGTTCATCCTCCCGGCGGCGCTGCTGCTGAGCCAGTTCGCCCCGTGGCTGCTCACCCCGATCCTCATGCTGGGCGGGGCGTACCTCTGCTACGAGGGCGCGGAGAAGATCTGGGAGCTGCTCTCCGGGCACCACCCCTCGCCGGAGGAGACGCAGGAGTCGAAGGAGACCGATCCCGCCGCCCACGAGAAGACGGTCGTCTCGGGCGCGGTCCGGACCGACTTCATCCTGTCCGCGGAGATCATGGTCATCGCGCTCAACGAGGTCGCGTCGGAGGGCATCTGGTCCCGCGCCGCGATCCTGCTGGTGGTGGCCGTGGCCATCACGATCCTCGTCTACGGCGTGGTCGCGCTGATCGTCAAGATGGACGACGTGGGCCTGGTGCTCGCGAAGCGCGACTCCGCGCCGGTGGCCGGGCTGGGCCGCGGCCTGGTCCGCGCGATGCCGATCGTGCTCTCGGTGCTGTCCACCGTGGGGATCGCGGCGATGCTGTGGGTCGGCGGGCACATCCTGCTGGTGGGGATCGACGAGCTCGGTTTCCACCCGCTCTACGACGCCGTGCACCACGTGGAGGTGCTCGTGCACGACGCCACGGGCGCGCTCGGCGGGTTCCTCGGCTGGCTCACCAACACCGTCTTCTCGGCGATCCTCGGAGCCGTCGTGGGGGCCGTCATCGTGGCGGTCCTGCACCTGCTCCCGAAGCGGACCGCCGGCGCCGCGCACGCCTGA
- a CDS encoding putative bifunctional diguanylate cyclase/phosphodiesterase, with the protein MLVEVAHRLRAVVRGSETVARVGGDEFVVVIEAPRAGPGRSGTPRQVAEQLADRIREELSEPVRYGPTAHSVSVSIGMIAAVPGRAAEDVLRDADIAMYRAKERGRNRVEVFDDLLRADLVERGRIEHLLRSALAGTGAAALSVDYQPVHDLDTGAVVGFEALARLCDARGGSVDPAVFVEVAESTGLITALGAAVLDAALAALVRRRARFPRERAWMSVNLSARQVQHGDIATTIGRALDQHGLRPGDLTLELTESVLLAAGSSAIRQLAELHESGVGIAIDDFGTGYASLSYLVALPVTVVKIDRSFTAGMASDPASATIVAAIARLSEELGLGCVVEGIESRRQLDALPAGLLGQGFLLGRPGPEPCSDWTR; encoded by the coding sequence GTGCTGGTCGAGGTCGCGCACCGGTTGCGGGCGGTGGTGCGCGGGTCCGAGACCGTGGCCCGGGTGGGGGGCGACGAGTTCGTGGTCGTGATCGAGGCGCCGCGGGCCGGTCCCGGGCGCAGCGGCACGCCCCGGCAGGTGGCGGAGCAGCTCGCCGACCGGATCCGCGAGGAGCTGTCCGAGCCGGTCCGGTACGGCCCCACCGCCCACTCGGTGTCGGTGAGCATCGGCATGATCGCCGCGGTGCCGGGTCGGGCGGCCGAGGACGTGCTGCGCGACGCCGACATCGCGATGTACCGGGCGAAGGAGCGCGGACGCAACCGCGTCGAGGTGTTCGACGACCTGCTCCGCGCCGACCTCGTCGAGCGCGGCCGGATCGAGCACCTGCTCCGCTCCGCGCTGGCCGGGACGGGGGCGGCCGCCCTCTCGGTCGACTACCAGCCGGTGCACGACCTGGACACCGGCGCCGTGGTGGGTTTCGAGGCGCTGGCCCGGCTGTGCGACGCCCGCGGCGGGTCCGTCGACCCGGCGGTCTTCGTCGAGGTCGCCGAGAGCACCGGGCTGATCACCGCGCTGGGGGCGGCCGTGCTCGACGCCGCGCTCGCCGCGCTGGTGCGCCGCCGCGCCCGGTTCCCGCGGGAGCGGGCGTGGATGTCGGTGAACCTCAGCGCCCGGCAGGTGCAGCACGGCGACATCGCCACGACGATCGGCCGGGCACTGGACCAGCACGGTCTGCGGCCGGGCGACCTCACCCTCGAGCTCACCGAGTCGGTGCTGCTCGCGGCGGGGTCCTCGGCGATCCGCCAGCTCGCGGAGCTGCACGAGTCCGGCGTCGGCATCGCGATCGACGACTTCGGCACCGGCTACGCGAGCCTGTCCTACCTGGTGGCGCTCCCCGTCACGGTCGTCAAGATCGACCGGTCGTTCACGGCGGGGATGGCGAGCGACCCGGCCAGCGCCACCATCGTCGCGGCGATCGCGCGGCTGTCGGAGGAGCTCGGCCTGGGGTGCGTCGTGGAGGGGATCGAGTCCCGCCGTCAGCTCGACGCCCTGCCCGCGGGGCTGCTCGGGCAGGGCTTCCTGCTGGGCCGCCCCGGGCCGGAGCCGTGCTCGGACTGGACGCGCTGA
- a CDS encoding DUF1003 domain-containing protein, which translates to MTASRSGWGPHPVVAAQRAHRAAHLQLRVADGITAFAGSMPFVYLHTAVFAVWMLLVESSPWPTLTLVVSLEAIFLSTFVMIGQNRQAAFQQAKATHDFVEQELELRTNTDITRAIHVLTAELHRRLLDDRPTPSEEPFARIGTAAPTEPSGDAAAGRNGPNPGVPRP; encoded by the coding sequence ATGACCGCGTCGCGGTCCGGGTGGGGGCCCCACCCGGTGGTGGCCGCCCAGCGGGCGCACCGCGCCGCCCACCTGCAGCTGCGGGTGGCCGACGGCATCACGGCGTTCGCCGGGTCGATGCCGTTCGTCTACCTGCACACGGCGGTGTTCGCCGTCTGGATGCTGCTCGTCGAGTCCAGCCCGTGGCCGACCCTGACCCTGGTCGTGTCGCTCGAGGCGATCTTCCTCTCGACGTTCGTCATGATCGGCCAGAACCGGCAGGCGGCGTTCCAGCAGGCCAAGGCCACGCACGACTTCGTCGAACAGGAGCTCGAGCTGAGGACCAACACCGACATCACCCGGGCGATCCACGTCCTCACCGCGGAGCTGCACCGCCGCCTGCTCGACGACCGGCCGACCCCGTCGGAGGAGCCGTTCGCCCGTATCGGAACGGCGGCGCCCACGGAACCGTCGGGGGACGCCGCTGCGGGTCGCAACGGACCGAACCCGGGGGTGCCACGACCATGA
- a CDS encoding sensor histidine kinase — protein MADQEQAEHLPPTTSHLLSGLRLDELLREVQDRLAEMASTRDRMQGLLDAVVAVGEGLELDATLRRIVQSAVDLVDARYGALGVLGAGGGLSRFLHVGLDEQTRASMGPLPEGRGLLGQLIADPRPLRLADLGRHEASVGFPPNHPPMRSFLGVPVRVRDAVYGNLYLTEKIGGGEFTAADEAVVRALAAAAGIAVQNADLFEQTRLRQHWLEASAEIRSELLSGATEQDALRLIARRTLELTGSDAVLIVLGPDPDGGDLVVRGQCGGDLADLLGRRIGVDDPLLHEVLESRAPVLAPSAGPLLDGMAGHGPTMAVPLRSQEAVTGVLVALRRHGGPGFLPGEVPLLTSFAEQAVLAMELGDRNRALRQLDVFADRDRIARDLHDHVIQRLFATGMQVQGTLRRTADPDLRDRLAHVVDELDTTVREIRTAIFDLHTAGDGPAAGVARRLLDTAAEAAAGSGITPSLRISGPIDALVPADLGAHAEAVVREAVSNVVRHAAASAVTVTVEAGEDLRIDVVDDGVGIDPTAARSGLRNLEQRARDRGGECTVAPAAGGGTRLSWRVPL, from the coding sequence ATGGCGGACCAGGAGCAGGCCGAGCACCTCCCTCCGACGACGTCGCACCTGCTGTCCGGGCTGCGCCTGGACGAGCTGCTGCGGGAGGTCCAGGACCGGCTCGCGGAGATGGCCTCCACCCGGGACCGGATGCAGGGGCTGCTCGACGCGGTGGTGGCGGTCGGTGAGGGGCTGGAGCTCGACGCGACCCTGCGCCGGATCGTGCAGTCCGCGGTCGACCTGGTGGACGCCCGCTACGGGGCCCTGGGCGTGCTCGGTGCCGGCGGGGGACTGTCGCGGTTCCTGCACGTGGGGCTGGACGAGCAGACGCGCGCGTCGATGGGGCCGCTGCCGGAGGGCAGGGGCCTGCTCGGGCAGCTCATCGCGGACCCGCGGCCCCTGCGGCTGGCCGACCTCGGCCGGCACGAGGCGTCGGTCGGCTTCCCGCCGAACCATCCGCCGATGCGCTCGTTCCTGGGCGTACCGGTCCGGGTGCGCGACGCGGTGTACGGCAACCTCTACCTCACCGAGAAGATCGGCGGGGGCGAGTTCACCGCCGCGGACGAGGCGGTGGTGCGGGCGCTCGCCGCCGCCGCGGGCATCGCCGTGCAGAACGCCGACCTGTTCGAGCAGACCCGGCTGCGCCAGCACTGGCTGGAGGCGTCGGCGGAGATCCGCAGCGAGCTGCTGTCCGGGGCGACGGAGCAGGACGCGCTGCGGCTGATCGCCCGGCGGACGCTCGAGCTCACCGGCTCCGACGCCGTCCTGATCGTGCTCGGCCCGGACCCGGACGGCGGTGACCTCGTGGTCCGCGGCCAGTGCGGCGGCGACCTCGCCGACCTGCTCGGACGCCGCATCGGGGTCGACGACCCGCTCCTGCACGAGGTGCTCGAGAGCCGGGCACCGGTGCTCGCCCCGTCCGCGGGCCCGCTGCTGGACGGGATGGCGGGCCACGGCCCGACGATGGCCGTGCCGCTGCGGTCCCAGGAGGCGGTCACCGGGGTGCTGGTCGCGCTGCGCCGCCACGGCGGGCCCGGGTTCCTGCCCGGGGAGGTGCCGCTGCTCACCTCGTTCGCCGAGCAGGCCGTGCTGGCGATGGAGCTGGGGGACCGGAACCGCGCGCTGCGCCAGCTCGACGTCTTCGCCGACCGGGACCGGATCGCCCGCGACCTGCACGACCACGTCATCCAGCGGCTGTTCGCCACCGGCATGCAGGTGCAGGGGACGCTGCGGCGCACGGCGGATCCGGATCTGCGCGACCGGCTGGCGCACGTCGTGGACGAGCTGGACACGACGGTCCGGGAGATCCGCACCGCCATCTTCGACCTGCACACCGCAGGGGACGGCCCGGCCGCCGGCGTCGCCAGGCGGCTCCTCGACACCGCGGCCGAGGCGGCGGCCGGGTCCGGGATCACTCCGTCGCTGCGCATCTCCGGCCCGATCGACGCGCTGGTCCCCGCCGACCTGGGGGCGCACGCCGAGGCCGTCGTGCGGGAGGCGGTGAGCAACGTGGTCCGGCACGCCGCGGCGTCGGCGGTGACGGTCACCGTCGAGGCGGGGGAGGACCTGCGCATCGACGTCGTGGACGACGGCGTGGGGATCGACCCCACCGCCGCCCGCAGCGGGCTGCGCAACCTGGAGCAGCGGGCCCGCGACCGCGGCGGCGAGTGCACCGTGGCCCCGGCCGCCGGCGGGGGCACGCGGCTGAGCTGGCGGGTGCCCCTGTGA
- a CDS encoding AraC family transcriptional regulator — translation MSLSTADPEEAHDHIRAAYADHTVRLSGSPERFRFRHELADAGAFGVARYHHSMACSVRVDSLGFLLVGQMVGGRLRVRSGHDELRPAPGEVILFAPSGRMTVEWEDFRAGLVRLDQSVVDRVAAEIFGPAAPATVRFTQAAAVSAEHARHWRGLVRYLHREVLGNPSAADSPLVRAQALRLLAAAALETFPNSATSVAPETAGEVGANAVRRALAYIDEQAGEPIGLVDIAGAARVSPRALQVAFRRHLGTTPVQYLTEVRLGRAHCDLVAADPTTGVTVARIAARWGFAHHGRFAARYRARFGVPPGRSLAE, via the coding sequence ATGAGCCTGTCGACGGCGGACCCGGAGGAGGCGCACGACCACATCCGCGCCGCCTACGCCGACCACACCGTGCGGCTGAGCGGGAGCCCGGAGCGGTTCCGCTTCCGGCACGAGCTCGCCGACGCCGGGGCGTTCGGGGTCGCGCGCTACCACCACAGCATGGCCTGCAGCGTCCGGGTGGACTCGCTGGGATTCCTGCTGGTCGGCCAGATGGTCGGTGGCCGGTTGCGGGTCCGCAGCGGCCACGACGAGCTGCGCCCCGCCCCGGGGGAGGTCATCCTGTTCGCGCCGTCGGGGCGGATGACGGTGGAGTGGGAGGACTTCCGGGCCGGCCTCGTGCGGCTGGACCAGTCCGTGGTGGACCGCGTCGCGGCCGAGATCTTCGGCCCCGCCGCCCCGGCGACGGTGCGGTTCACGCAGGCCGCGGCGGTGTCGGCCGAGCACGCGCGGCACTGGCGCGGGCTCGTGCGCTACCTGCACCGGGAGGTGCTGGGCAACCCCTCGGCCGCCGACAGCCCCCTGGTCCGCGCCCAGGCCCTGCGGTTGCTGGCCGCCGCCGCACTGGAGACGTTCCCGAACTCCGCCACGTCCGTCGCGCCGGAGACGGCGGGGGAGGTCGGGGCGAACGCGGTCCGCCGCGCGCTGGCCTACATCGACGAGCAGGCGGGGGAGCCGATCGGCCTCGTCGACATCGCCGGGGCCGCCCGCGTGAGCCCCCGGGCGCTGCAGGTGGCGTTCCGGCGCCACCTCGGGACGACACCCGTCCAGTACCTGACGGAGGTGCGGCTCGGCCGGGCCCACTGCGACCTCGTCGCCGCCGACCCCACGACCGGGGTCACCGTCGCCCGGATCGCCGCGCGGTGGGGCTTCGCCCACCACGGCCGCTTCGCCGCCCGCTACCGGGCCCGGTTCGGGGTCCCCCCGGGCCGTTCCCTCGCCGAATGA
- a CDS encoding Acg family FMN-binding oxidoreductase: MTEDRAPLGVLVAAVERALRAPSVHNTQPWRWRLDDGRVELHGDPVRHLVATDPDRRDLVLSCGAALHHLGVALAAAGWSARTRRLPAPGDRWHLATVSAHAPGPGRGRSPAPAAAALSRAIEERRTDRRPFGPEQVPRWALDRLVAAATACGALLVPVTEPGARLRLDEALADAGARQRFAPGYAAELTIWSHRWTAARDGVPASARTVRGTDPDLRSFPRGQLTDTRAPRAADDASVLLVLTTTGDGVLDHLLAGEATSAVLLTATSLGLATTPLSQSQEVAAVRERLAAQVLRSPDHPQLVIRAGYPGPAARPLEATPRRALESVLLRT; encoded by the coding sequence ATGACGGAGGATCGCGCGCCCCTCGGGGTGCTGGTGGCGGCGGTGGAGCGCGCCCTGCGGGCGCCGTCGGTCCACAACACCCAGCCCTGGCGGTGGCGGCTCGACGACGGCCGCGTCGAGCTGCACGGCGACCCGGTGCGCCACCTCGTCGCCACCGACCCCGACCGGCGCGACCTCGTCCTGAGCTGCGGCGCCGCGCTGCACCACCTCGGGGTCGCGCTCGCCGCGGCGGGCTGGTCGGCCCGGACGCGGCGGCTGCCCGCCCCGGGCGACCGCTGGCACCTCGCGACGGTGTCGGCGCACGCCCCGGGCCCCGGACGCGGTCGATCGCCTGCCCCGGCCGCGGCCGCGCTGAGCCGCGCGATCGAGGAGCGGCGGACCGACCGGCGCCCGTTCGGGCCCGAGCAGGTGCCGCGGTGGGCCCTCGACCGGCTCGTCGCCGCCGCGACCGCCTGCGGCGCGCTGCTGGTGCCCGTCACCGAGCCCGGTGCCCGGCTCCGGCTCGACGAGGCGCTGGCCGACGCCGGGGCGCGCCAGCGGTTCGCACCCGGCTACGCCGCCGAGCTGACGATCTGGAGCCACCGGTGGACCGCGGCCCGTGACGGCGTCCCGGCCTCGGCACGGACGGTCCGGGGCACCGATCCCGACCTGCGGAGCTTCCCCCGCGGGCAGCTCACCGACACCCGCGCGCCGCGGGCCGCGGACGACGCCTCCGTCCTGCTCGTCCTCACCACCACCGGCGACGGGGTGCTCGACCACCTGCTGGCCGGCGAGGCCACCAGCGCCGTCCTGCTCACCGCGACGAGCCTCGGGCTCGCGACCACCCCGCTGAGCCAGTCCCAGGAGGTCGCGGCCGTGCGGGAGCGCCTGGCGGCCCAGGTCCTGCGCTCCCCCGACCACCCCCAGCTGGTCATCCGGGCCGGGTACCCGGGACCCGCGGCGCGGCCGCTCGAGGCGACCCCGCGCCGCGCGCTCGAGTCCGTCCTGCTCCGGACCTGA